The Sediminispirochaeta smaragdinae DSM 11293 genome has a segment encoding these proteins:
- a CDS encoding pentapeptide repeat-containing protein yields MISEKQYHCDAQFTQNDMVDMDFTDHTFENCSFSNCRFSELRMAGTAFISCVFETCEFVVTEIQNVSFNDTLFDACKLLGINFTNCNDFGFSPRFKACLMKTVVFNNKNLKSMPFESCEIVDCDFTESDLRDADFSNSFFKGTRFHQCDLRKADFRTARGYEINPITNKIVQARFTLPEAQSFLLFLGIDLGP; encoded by the coding sequence ATGATATCGGAGAAGCAGTACCACTGCGATGCGCAATTTACCCAAAATGATATGGTTGATATGGATTTCACCGATCATACCTTTGAAAATTGCAGCTTTTCGAACTGTCGCTTTTCCGAATTGAGGATGGCAGGGACAGCCTTCATCTCCTGTGTGTTTGAGACCTGCGAGTTCGTCGTCACAGAAATACAAAACGTTAGCTTCAACGATACACTCTTCGATGCATGCAAACTTTTGGGAATCAATTTCACCAATTGTAATGATTTCGGCTTTTCACCGCGCTTTAAGGCTTGTTTGATGAAGACGGTCGTCTTCAATAACAAGAATCTCAAAAGTATGCCTTTCGAATCGTGCGAGATTGTAGACTGCGACTTTACCGAATCGGATCTCCGGGATGCCGACTTTTCAAATTCCTTTTTCAAAGGCACACGCTTTCACCAATGCGACCTGAGAAAGGCAGATTTCCGCACGGCAAGGGGCTACGAGATCAATCCCATAACCAATAAAATCGTACAGGCACGTTTTACCCTGCCAGAAGCCCAATCGTTTCTTCTCTTTCTTGGAATCGACCTAGGCCCCTAA
- a CDS encoding NfeD family protein translates to MFFSPPFVWGLIGVLLIAFEMVIPGFTIFFFGAGALLTALVSAVVPPVASNIGSQLLLWAVSSVLSFAFLRRHFAKIFRGTVLNRSISNEGLGEVVTVLETISPDKPGRVRYRGTSWKAVSLTETFEPGNKAEIIEISGLTLTVTAPFEGIGRDEFLDRLEDPSSPKSGETTL, encoded by the coding sequence ATGTTTTTTTCTCCTCCCTTTGTCTGGGGGCTTATAGGTGTATTGCTCATAGCCTTTGAAATGGTTATACCCGGCTTTACCATCTTCTTTTTTGGGGCAGGTGCTCTTTTGACGGCGCTTGTGTCGGCCGTTGTTCCTCCTGTTGCCTCCAATATTGGAAGCCAGCTGTTACTCTGGGCTGTAAGTTCCGTACTCTCTTTTGCCTTTCTGAGGCGGCATTTTGCAAAAATTTTTCGGGGAACGGTACTTAACAGATCTATCTCCAATGAGGGATTAGGAGAAGTCGTTACGGTTCTTGAAACCATTTCCCCCGATAAGCCGGGAAGGGTTCGATATCGGGGAACCAGTTGGAAAGCCGTTAGCTTGACCGAAACCTTTGAGCCTGGTAACAAGGCTGAAATCATAGAAATATCGGGGCTGACACTCACGGTAACGGCTCCGTTTGAGGGGATCGGCCGGGACGAATTCCTTGATCGTCTCGAAGATCCATCTTCTCCGAAATCCGGAGAAACTACTTTGTGA
- a CDS encoding SPFH domain-containing protein, with the protein MNVILAYLLAFVVIVIFFKLIRIVPEQEVYIIERFGKYEKSLGSGLHLVIPFVQRVAYKHTLKEEVIDVDPQVCITADNVQVTVDGLLYLRVMDAEKASYGIDNYRYATAQLAKTTMRSEIGKLDLDRSFSERDEINDAIVRAVDEASDPWGIKVTRYEIKDIRPTDTIEQAMEQQMRAEREKRAEILASEGEKMSRINISQGDREAAINLSKGERQRRINEAEGRSKAIEVTSVATAEGLQMIAEALQLPKGKAAMGLRLAEQYLTKFGSILDTAETTVLPDDLARLKSLIDTVAPGIAGGKV; encoded by the coding sequence ATGAACGTTATTTTGGCCTACCTTCTTGCCTTTGTGGTCATCGTGATCTTTTTTAAATTGATCAGGATCGTACCCGAACAGGAAGTGTACATCATTGAACGATTTGGAAAGTACGAGAAAAGTCTCGGCTCCGGACTTCATCTTGTGATTCCTTTTGTCCAGCGGGTGGCCTATAAGCATACCCTGAAAGAAGAGGTGATCGATGTGGACCCTCAAGTCTGTATTACCGCGGACAATGTCCAGGTTACTGTCGACGGACTTCTCTATCTTCGTGTAATGGATGCAGAAAAGGCGAGCTACGGAATCGACAATTACCGCTATGCAACCGCTCAGCTGGCAAAGACCACGATGAGGTCGGAGATCGGAAAACTGGATCTTGATCGTTCCTTCAGTGAACGGGATGAGATCAACGATGCAATCGTCCGGGCCGTTGACGAGGCTTCCGATCCTTGGGGCATCAAGGTTACTCGTTATGAGATAAAGGATATTCGCCCCACCGATACCATCGAACAGGCGATGGAGCAACAGATGCGGGCAGAGCGGGAGAAGCGGGCGGAAATTCTTGCCAGCGAAGGCGAAAAGATGAGCCGTATCAACATCTCTCAGGGAGACCGGGAGGCTGCGATTAACCTTTCCAAGGGAGAGCGCCAGCGTCGGATCAACGAAGCGGAAGGGCGCTCCAAGGCGATTGAGGTTACCAGTGTGGCCACAGCCGAAGGCCTACAGATGATCGCAGAGGCGTTGCAGCTTCCCAAGGGAAAGGCCGCCATGGGCTTGCGGCTGGCGGAACAGTACCTTACCAAGTTTGGATCCATTCTCGATACGGCGGAAACAACGGTTCTTCCGGATGATCTTGCCAGACTCAAGTCTCTTATCGATACGGTGGCACCGGGAATAGCCGGAGGTAAGGTATGA
- a CDS encoding SPFH domain-containing protein, with protein sequence MNPFLPLMVLIFLFGVVILVSLIRSVRIVPGKVALVVERLGKYSRTLEAGFHVLVPFIERVKYRHGLKEVAVDVPAQDCFTQDNVKVRVDGVLYMKVVDARRASYGITNYQYATIQLAQTTMRSVIGRLELDKTFEERDAINAEVVKAVDEAADAWGVKVSRYEIQNINVPSGILEAMEVQMRAEREKRAAIARSLGEKESKINYSQAEMEEAVNRSEGVKEKMINEAEGKAQEILSLARATADGIKMVARSVANQGGEDALALRVAEGYIEELSKLAKQQTRVVVPMDVTDMAAMMTKVERMVKE encoded by the coding sequence ATGAACCCCTTTCTTCCCTTGATGGTTCTTATTTTTCTCTTCGGGGTGGTTATTCTTGTCAGCTTGATTCGTAGTGTTCGGATCGTTCCTGGTAAGGTCGCCTTGGTGGTCGAGCGGCTTGGTAAGTATAGCCGCACCCTTGAAGCCGGATTTCATGTGCTTGTTCCCTTTATTGAACGGGTAAAATATCGACACGGGTTAAAAGAGGTGGCCGTCGACGTTCCTGCCCAGGACTGTTTTACCCAGGACAATGTCAAGGTTCGAGTTGATGGTGTTTTATATATGAAGGTGGTCGATGCCAGGCGTGCAAGCTACGGTATCACCAATTATCAGTACGCAACCATCCAGCTTGCTCAGACCACCATGCGGTCGGTCATCGGCAGGCTTGAACTTGATAAAACCTTCGAAGAGCGAGACGCTATCAATGCCGAGGTTGTGAAGGCTGTAGATGAGGCCGCCGATGCCTGGGGTGTCAAGGTTTCCCGGTATGAGATCCAGAACATCAATGTACCTTCGGGAATCCTGGAGGCGATGGAAGTCCAGATGCGGGCAGAGCGGGAAAAGCGAGCTGCGATTGCCCGAAGTCTCGGAGAGAAAGAGTCTAAGATCAACTACAGCCAGGCCGAAATGGAAGAGGCTGTCAACCGCTCTGAAGGTGTAAAGGAAAAAATGATCAACGAGGCGGAAGGAAAGGCCCAGGAGATCCTTTCCCTGGCAAGAGCAACGGCCGATGGAATCAAAATGGTTGCCCGGTCGGTGGCGAATCAGGGAGGAGAGGATGCTTTGGCCCTGCGGGTCGCCGAAGGATATATCGAAGAGTTAAGCAAACTGGCCAAACAGCAGACGAGGGTTGTTGTACCTATGGACGTTACCGACATGGCCGCCATGATGACAAAGGTCGAACGTATGGTCAAAGAGTAA
- a CDS encoding MGH1-like glycoside hydrolase domain-containing protein, translating to MSKKGFPIVHFYDQDFVDIYEKSWAWIEEAWYRNGEKNGLQEQFFRYPGGDTINQAEACMSTFFLVYSNRLFSAFHNLDNFYGKQESDGAIRCTYRIDDGNPVLTEENPLGVGPPLFALAEYNLFHKVGNKKRLKEIMPYLEAYYAWLELNFKDDTGLYVVPAEASMMENAPRDRAVYLLDFNAQQAVNALYMSAIGDVLNDKEISFRYKRNYFSLKTRINSQMWDEESGFYYDLDKEGKRLNEKMIGAYWTLLAEIPNEDKSNALIAHLKNPETFGTEHPFPSLAVDSPHFTENGYGCRGSVYPSLNFVVIKGLEKYARYELAREASIRHLYFMLDTLHPEGDKKGNLWEAYLPHKEGPALWPDSEDFPRPLYLPGIALSTITLMIENVLGLTISLPRKTVDWIVPTLEIMGIENLSLKRNMITILSNKSSRGWEIRLESEKLYYFTITVLDEKKKKTLPIPSGKCSMLIDKL from the coding sequence ATTTCGAAAAAAGGATTCCCGATCGTTCATTTTTACGATCAAGACTTTGTCGATATTTATGAAAAAAGCTGGGCGTGGATAGAGGAAGCCTGGTATCGAAACGGAGAGAAAAATGGGCTCCAGGAGCAATTTTTTCGCTACCCCGGTGGAGATACGATTAACCAGGCAGAGGCATGTATGTCGACCTTCTTCTTGGTTTACAGCAACCGACTTTTTTCCGCCTTCCACAACCTGGATAATTTTTACGGTAAGCAGGAAAGCGACGGTGCTATCCGCTGTACCTATCGAATAGACGATGGTAATCCGGTTTTAACCGAGGAGAACCCTCTTGGGGTTGGCCCGCCACTTTTTGCCTTGGCAGAATACAATCTGTTTCATAAGGTCGGCAATAAGAAACGGCTCAAGGAGATTATGCCTTATCTTGAGGCCTACTATGCCTGGCTTGAGCTCAATTTTAAAGATGATACCGGGCTGTACGTAGTACCTGCGGAAGCATCCATGATGGAGAATGCACCCCGTGATAGGGCGGTCTATCTGCTTGATTTTAATGCACAGCAGGCCGTTAACGCGCTCTATATGAGTGCGATTGGCGATGTTCTCAACGACAAAGAGATAAGTTTTAGGTATAAAAGAAATTATTTTTCTCTGAAGACGAGAATTAATTCTCAGATGTGGGATGAGGAAAGCGGTTTTTATTACGATCTTGATAAAGAGGGAAAGCGCCTTAACGAAAAGATGATTGGTGCATATTGGACCCTCCTTGCCGAGATCCCTAATGAGGACAAGTCTAATGCTCTCATCGCTCATTTGAAGAATCCGGAAACCTTCGGCACAGAACATCCCTTTCCCTCTTTGGCTGTTGATTCTCCCCATTTCACTGAGAATGGATACGGTTGTAGAGGGTCTGTCTATCCTTCGTTGAATTTCGTGGTTATCAAGGGGCTTGAGAAATATGCCCGCTACGAGCTGGCCAGAGAAGCATCTATCCGGCATCTCTATTTTATGCTTGATACTCTGCATCCCGAAGGTGATAAAAAAGGAAATTTGTGGGAGGCTTATCTTCCCCACAAGGAGGGCCCTGCACTGTGGCCCGATAGTGAGGATTTTCCGAGACCGCTCTATCTGCCGGGAATTGCTCTTTCCACTATTACCCTGATGATCGAAAATGTTCTTGGTTTGACCATCAGTTTGCCAAGAAAGACCGTCGATTGGATCGTTCCTACCTTGGAGATCATGGGAATCGAGAATCTTTCGCTCAAGCGTAATATGATTACCATCCTCAGTAACAAAAGCTCGAGAGGCTGGGAGATAAGGCTTGAGTCGGAAAAACTCTACTATTTCACGATCACGGTATTGGATGAAAAGAAAAAAAAGACCCTGCCGATTCCGTCGGGTAAATGCTCGATGCTAATCGACAAACTATAG
- the recR gene encoding recombination mediator RecR, which yields MNQLERLIRSLSRLPGVGRKSAARIAHYLLKADSAFVTRLAEEIGTLKERIHPCPVCGNFTEDELCSVCSDPRRDGTQICVVEEPQDVATIESTGEYNGLFHVLGGAINPMNGVGPSDLSIDKLVKRASEGTVKEIIIATNPTVEGDTTALYLQNILKERPIEVSRLASGLPVGGDLEYADKLTLARSFRGRTKL from the coding sequence ATGAACCAGTTGGAGCGACTCATCCGAAGCCTTTCCAGGTTACCGGGTGTGGGAAGAAAGAGTGCCGCGCGAATTGCCCATTACCTTCTCAAAGCCGATTCGGCCTTTGTTACACGGCTTGCGGAAGAGATTGGCACACTAAAAGAACGCATACATCCCTGCCCTGTCTGCGGAAACTTCACCGAGGATGAACTCTGTTCCGTCTGTTCTGATCCTCGTCGGGATGGAACACAGATCTGTGTGGTGGAAGAGCCTCAGGATGTGGCGACCATCGAATCGACAGGGGAGTATAACGGCCTTTTTCACGTTCTTGGTGGAGCAATCAATCCGATGAATGGAGTCGGGCCGAGCGATCTTTCCATTGATAAGCTGGTCAAACGGGCATCCGAAGGTACGGTGAAGGAAATTATCATCGCAACCAATCCGACAGTCGAGGGAGATACCACCGCACTCTACCTTCAGAACATCTTAAAGGAACGCCCCATTGAAGTCAGCCGCCTGGCATCCGGACTGCCGGTAGGCGGTGACCTCGAATATGCGGACAAGCTTACCCTTGCCCGCTCCTTCCGGGGACGAACGAAACTGTAA
- a CDS encoding YbaB/EbfC family nucleoid-associated protein, producing MNPMDLFKNMQNLQSGMKDMQEQLKDIVVIGTAGGGMVVIEMNGQMQIIGVRIEREVVDPEDIGMLEDLVRAAFNDAFAKVREEMQNKLSGGLGNLNLPPDLLNNLGNPG from the coding sequence ATGAATCCCATGGACCTGTTCAAGAATATGCAAAACCTTCAGTCCGGCATGAAAGACATGCAGGAGCAGTTGAAAGATATCGTGGTAATCGGTACTGCCGGCGGTGGCATGGTCGTCATCGAAATGAACGGACAGATGCAGATCATCGGTGTCAGAATCGAACGTGAAGTGGTCGATCCCGAAGATATAGGGATGCTGGAAGATCTGGTCCGGGCCGCTTTTAACGATGCATTTGCAAAGGTTCGCGAAGAGATGCAGAATAAACTTTCCGGCGGTTTGGGAAATCTGAACCTTCCGCCCGACCTGCTTAACAATTTGGGAAACCCCGGCTGA
- the dnaX gene encoding DNA polymerase III subunit gamma/tau — protein sequence MSYEVTATRKRPQGFETLVGQDFVVSTLSSAVSSGRIAHAYLFSGPRGVGKTSAARLLAKALNCEKGPTPAPCGECSSCQEISRGNSLDVIEIDGASNTSVNDVREIKDEVLFAPNSGRYKVYIIDEVHMLSNSAFNALLKTIEEPPPYIVFIFATTEIHKVPATIRSRCQQFNFRLIQPETIKNKLAEAAAELQIEAEDEALFWIAKEATGSLRDAYTLFDQVASFSDKGITLEEIRQKLGLVGLERINGVAEALAEEDAGKAIELTESVLADGVAVEQFIIDLTEYFRNLLFIRHGIKKEAVLGYSPERFSSKARDAWSVSQMETAIELLFTLYREIRYSLNQRFELELVMSRLAGMRSYLSPKEVLHQIGKLRSELVEGKLPLGQQQVAGSDNDVPETEPPRSPQIREHAPPQEQVSQAADQSVSQKASNPVHEKSHSDSLSSEEGEEAPPKNSHAVVGQTEQAEGPRNLSQEEIQQTIDSLRKTKPALVSALEKAGTWHLEGETLSIDFENGFTVNFVRGEIPILADALLPVIGFRPAVKLNAISKEQQQEENDDTEVRLVTEVFRGEVIGPKGEKK from the coding sequence ATGTCATACGAAGTAACAGCAACAAGGAAACGGCCCCAGGGCTTTGAAACACTGGTTGGTCAGGATTTTGTCGTATCGACCCTTTCCAGTGCGGTTTCGTCGGGGAGAATAGCCCACGCCTATCTTTTTTCCGGCCCAAGAGGTGTCGGCAAGACCTCTGCAGCACGGCTTCTTGCAAAAGCCTTGAATTGTGAGAAGGGTCCTACTCCCGCTCCTTGCGGGGAGTGTAGCAGCTGTCAGGAAATCTCTAGAGGTAACAGCCTCGATGTGATCGAGATCGACGGTGCCAGCAATACCAGCGTCAATGATGTACGGGAGATTAAGGACGAGGTCCTCTTTGCACCAAATAGTGGTCGCTACAAGGTGTATATCATCGACGAGGTCCACATGCTCTCCAACAGTGCTTTCAATGCGTTGCTGAAGACCATAGAAGAGCCGCCGCCCTACATTGTCTTTATCTTTGCAACTACGGAAATTCACAAGGTACCGGCGACCATTCGCAGCCGTTGTCAGCAGTTCAATTTTCGCCTTATTCAGCCCGAAACGATCAAGAATAAATTGGCCGAAGCAGCCGCGGAGTTACAGATAGAGGCTGAAGATGAGGCGCTTTTCTGGATTGCCAAGGAGGCGACGGGAAGCCTTCGGGACGCATATACCCTTTTCGACCAGGTGGCCTCTTTTTCAGACAAGGGAATCACCCTGGAAGAGATACGCCAGAAGCTGGGACTGGTAGGTCTGGAACGGATAAACGGGGTTGCAGAGGCTTTGGCGGAAGAGGATGCCGGAAAGGCCATTGAACTAACCGAATCGGTCCTTGCCGACGGCGTTGCAGTAGAGCAGTTCATCATTGATCTGACCGAATACTTTCGAAATCTCCTTTTTATTCGTCACGGAATCAAAAAAGAGGCAGTTCTCGGCTACAGCCCCGAACGTTTTTCGTCCAAGGCACGGGACGCATGGAGCGTCTCTCAGATGGAGACAGCCATCGAGCTTCTGTTTACATTGTACCGAGAAATTCGCTACAGCCTGAACCAACGCTTCGAATTAGAACTCGTCATGAGCCGCCTGGCCGGTATGCGAAGCTATCTCTCCCCCAAAGAAGTCCTCCACCAAATCGGCAAACTTCGTAGCGAGCTGGTGGAAGGGAAACTTCCCCTTGGTCAGCAGCAAGTAGCTGGTTCCGACAATGATGTTCCTGAAACAGAGCCTCCTCGGAGCCCGCAGATTCGCGAACACGCCCCCCCCCAAGAACAGGTTTCTCAAGCCGCCGACCAATCGGTCTCACAGAAGGCATCGAACCCTGTTCATGAAAAGTCGCATTCCGACTCGCTATCATCCGAAGAAGGCGAGGAAGCCCCCCCAAAAAACAGTCATGCCGTTGTGGGACAAACAGAGCAGGCAGAGGGACCAAGAAATCTTAGCCAAGAGGAAATTCAACAGACAATTGACTCTTTACGAAAAACAAAGCCTGCCCTGGTTTCGGCATTAGAGAAGGCAGGGACATGGCACTTGGAGGGAGAAACGCTTTCCATCGATTTTGAAAACGGCTTTACCGTTAACTTCGTACGTGGAGAGATTCCCATCCTTGCCGATGCGCTGTTGCCGGTCATCGGATTTCGACCAGCGGTCAAACTCAACGCAATATCAAAGGAACAGCAGCAGGAAGAAAATGACGATACAGAGGTTCGGCTTGTCACAGAAGTATTTCGCGGTGAAGTAATCGGCCCAAAAGGAGAGAAAAAATGA
- the nfo gene encoding deoxyribonuclease IV: MKYIGAHVSAAGGVEKAPLHAAEIGAGAFALFTKNQRQWKTKPLEEHSIKAFSDHLSQVGISPDHVLPHDSYLINLGSPEEEKWQRAFDAFLDEVRRAEQLGLKLLNFHPGSHLKKISEEECIGRIAKAMNRAIAETDSLVLVIENTAGQGSNIGYSFEQLGRLVELTENKKRVGVCIDTCHAFAAGYDMRSREAYGHTMAHFDEVVGYSYLRGMHLNDAKSEFGSRVDRHAPLGDGNIGIEAFRFLMEDSRLDDIPLILETPEPDRWAQEIKTLYDFAGT; the protein is encoded by the coding sequence ATGAAGTATATCGGAGCTCATGTTAGTGCCGCCGGCGGGGTTGAGAAGGCCCCGCTACATGCGGCGGAGATAGGCGCAGGGGCTTTTGCCCTTTTTACAAAAAATCAACGCCAGTGGAAGACAAAGCCCCTGGAAGAGCATTCTATCAAGGCCTTCTCCGACCATTTATCCCAAGTAGGGATCAGCCCCGACCATGTGCTGCCCCACGATTCCTACCTCATCAACTTGGGTTCTCCGGAAGAAGAAAAATGGCAGCGTGCCTTCGATGCCTTTTTGGATGAAGTAAGACGGGCCGAACAACTCGGCCTCAAGCTACTTAATTTTCACCCGGGAAGCCACCTGAAAAAGATATCCGAAGAGGAGTGTATAGGACGAATTGCAAAGGCGATGAACAGGGCCATAGCAGAAACCGATAGCCTGGTTCTGGTTATAGAAAATACCGCAGGCCAGGGTTCAAACATAGGCTACAGCTTCGAACAGCTGGGACGGCTTGTGGAGTTGACGGAAAACAAGAAGCGGGTCGGAGTCTGTATCGATACCTGCCACGCATTTGCCGCTGGGTATGACATGCGCAGCAGGGAAGCTTATGGCCATACCATGGCACACTTTGACGAAGTCGTCGGCTATTCCTACCTGCGGGGTATGCACCTGAACGATGCCAAATCCGAGTTTGGAAGTAGAGTTGACCGTCATGCCCCCTTGGGGGACGGAAACATCGGCATCGAGGCCTTTCGTTTCCTGATGGAAGATTCCAGGCTCGATGATATCCCCCTGATTCTGGAGACACCGGAGCCCGATCGCTGGGCCCAAGAAATCAAGACCCTTTACGACTTTGCAGGAACCTGA
- a CDS encoding NAD(P)/FAD-dependent oxidoreductase, producing MGYKRYQLSLPTDYGEEDLLGLLRKKSGLTEFRYVIEKKSLDARQKREIHWLLSIVLISDQLSGEPWAAPAPLNVPKKRSPCHVVVVGSGPAGIFSALVLAEAGCSVTVIERGSRIEKRKRDIDVFEADSTFPLCNNYAFGEGGAGAFSDGKLTSRSKHIGPERAFIHKAFIEAGAPEEIAWLAHPHLGSDNLFRITRALRAKVGTLGGSFAFDTFLEGFTRLSGGGFRLSCKKSIGGEGSEIDGIECDYLIIACGHSADDTIAMMIHSGIPYRTKNFALGFRVEHEQRVINHAQWGSSSLPGVKAAEYRLTAADNVYTFCMCPGGRVVPAAAFSDRNIVNGMSNYYRDGRFANAAVVAGLHPDQLAGRPVSPPEALELLANLERRFVQTGNGYAAPAASISAFLAGKAPGMLPQESSYPFPLIPADPEALYPKFLLPRLRRGLAQFCSKIRGFDTGTILGLESRTSSSVQVLREQDGSIPQFPGLFVVGEASGWAGGIVSSAADGIRAAMTVVGS from the coding sequence ATGGGTTATAAACGATATCAGCTATCTCTTCCTACCGATTATGGGGAAGAGGACCTTCTCGGGCTTCTTCGCAAAAAGAGTGGCCTGACCGAATTTCGTTATGTGATCGAGAAAAAGAGTCTTGATGCACGACAAAAAAGAGAAATTCATTGGCTTCTGTCCATTGTTCTCATTTCCGATCAACTATCGGGAGAGCCCTGGGCAGCGCCTGCCCCCCTCAATGTGCCCAAGAAGCGTAGCCCCTGCCATGTGGTGGTGGTCGGTAGTGGCCCTGCCGGAATATTCTCGGCTTTGGTTCTTGCCGAGGCGGGGTGTTCGGTAACCGTCATAGAACGCGGTTCCCGGATTGAAAAGCGTAAACGCGATATCGATGTCTTTGAGGCAGACTCGACCTTTCCTCTGTGCAACAACTATGCCTTTGGCGAGGGAGGGGCTGGGGCCTTTTCCGACGGCAAACTGACCTCCCGGTCGAAGCATATCGGCCCCGAGCGTGCTTTTATCCATAAAGCCTTCATCGAGGCTGGTGCTCCCGAAGAGATAGCCTGGCTTGCGCACCCCCATCTCGGCAGCGATAACCTTTTTCGAATAACTCGTGCTCTTCGTGCCAAGGTGGGGACCTTAGGAGGCTCTTTTGCCTTTGATACGTTCTTGGAGGGATTTACCCGTCTTTCCGGGGGCGGTTTTCGCTTATCATGCAAAAAAAGCATTGGCGGTGAAGGTTCGGAAATCGATGGGATCGAATGTGATTATCTGATCATTGCCTGCGGCCATTCGGCCGACGATACCATCGCTATGATGATTCACAGCGGGATACCTTATCGAACAAAAAACTTTGCTCTTGGCTTTCGGGTGGAGCATGAGCAGCGTGTCATTAATCATGCCCAATGGGGCAGCTCCTCTTTGCCCGGGGTAAAGGCTGCGGAGTACCGTCTGACGGCAGCGGATAATGTCTACACCTTTTGTATGTGTCCCGGCGGTCGGGTGGTACCGGCGGCAGCCTTTTCCGATCGAAATATTGTCAATGGGATGAGTAATTATTACAGGGACGGACGCTTTGCCAATGCGGCGGTGGTTGCAGGGCTTCATCCAGATCAACTTGCCGGACGTCCAGTCTCTCCTCCCGAGGCCCTGGAGCTCCTTGCCAACCTTGAGCGTCGTTTTGTGCAGACAGGCAATGGTTATGCGGCACCAGCCGCCTCTATTTCGGCCTTCCTCGCCGGAAAGGCTCCGGGGATGCTGCCCCAGGAGAGCTCCTATCCCTTTCCTCTTATTCCCGCCGACCCCGAGGCCCTCTATCCTAAATTTCTTCTTCCGAGACTTCGTCGTGGTCTGGCTCAGTTCTGCAGCAAGATCAGGGGGTTTGATACGGGAACCATCCTTGGATTGGAAAGCAGAACCTCTTCTTCCGTCCAGGTTCTGCGGGAACAGGATGGATCTATCCCTCAATTCCCCGGGCTTTTTGTGGTGGGGGAAGCCTCCGGCTGGGCCGGGGGGATCGTGAGTTCCGCTGCCGACGGCATTCGGGCGGCAATGACCGTAGTCGGATCTTAG
- a CDS encoding HU family DNA-binding protein, protein MPKVIEQHLKGLAATLDFVDAEEGFSRLKQAWSEKERLFTGQTRLLEMAEIKELAEDDSRGCILLTNSGSLLSLFPHTGEGRAMEYASIPIRSDVPDIIREQDVTYAPSLSVGNPAILHGAPIKKTSPVYRIAVCEEGVSPAEQAKRIREATIFLTNGFARINRTIETPMAGKIEHFTKDRMAAYIAGRNDLTQLQVRRILDDFFSVVESGIMLGERVSLGSLGKIGYRVRPPSKARIITVPATGEEMTIPAKPSRAVVKFSPSGRLKERAEAIPIEEETDD, encoded by the coding sequence ATGCCGAAGGTGATTGAGCAGCATCTCAAAGGCCTGGCAGCCACGCTTGACTTTGTCGATGCCGAAGAAGGGTTTTCTCGTCTAAAACAGGCATGGTCGGAAAAGGAACGGCTTTTTACCGGGCAGACAAGGCTTCTCGAAATGGCCGAAATAAAGGAGCTGGCCGAAGATGATTCCCGGGGTTGTATCCTTCTTACAAATTCAGGCTCTCTTCTCTCGCTCTTTCCCCATACGGGTGAAGGGCGGGCAATGGAGTATGCAAGCATCCCCATACGATCCGATGTTCCTGACATCATCAGGGAACAGGATGTTACATACGCTCCCTCCCTCTCGGTCGGCAATCCTGCGATCCTCCATGGAGCTCCCATCAAAAAGACCTCACCAGTGTATCGCATTGCCGTTTGCGAAGAAGGAGTATCCCCTGCAGAACAGGCTAAGAGGATCAGGGAGGCCACCATTTTTCTGACCAATGGCTTTGCAAGGATTAATCGCACCATCGAGACCCCTATGGCGGGTAAGATTGAGCATTTTACGAAAGATCGCATGGCAGCCTATATTGCCGGGCGTAACGACCTCACCCAACTCCAGGTCCGCAGAATTCTGGATGATTTCTTCTCGGTGGTGGAAAGCGGCATTATGCTGGGCGAGCGGGTCTCGTTAGGCTCCCTCGGGAAAATCGGTTACCGTGTGAGGCCGCCAAGCAAAGCCAGGATCATTACCGTCCCGGCGACAGGAGAGGAGATGACGATTCCTGCAAAGCCAAGCAGAGCGGTAGTTAAATTCTCACCTTCCGGAAGACTAAAAGAACGAGCCGAAGCCATTCCCATAGAAGAGGAGACGGACGACTAA